From Toxorhynchites rutilus septentrionalis strain SRP chromosome 2, ASM2978413v1, whole genome shotgun sequence, a single genomic window includes:
- the LOC129764348 gene encoding uncharacterized protein LOC129764348 yields the protein MWISECVDVRTVFHVAFITMAVSIAQVTTEDCGQEELVQCTRPLQVLSATSELSFVTKKEELDKLCPDLHTGLHCIRSYTRRCMNIHQRDHFNKLYHGTYEVINELCEEGPYQEDFLRHAPCMRHVKKDYEVCAVSYQSTMAKIGQTVASSTVRPPPVQPTPNAAMSLSMNDMQQQQQQHHHRQHQHQPNYTKSAEEAEEERLKTVCCAFQKYKQCSEFTVRHACGDETALFTRKFLDKMSNTLMRMHCVDYTAESGKCRDYFSSSSARIQLAAGINALLATLVCLVVVVSRAFNWIVLI from the exons G TATCCATCGCCCAAGTTACTACCGAGGATTGCGGCCAGGAGGAGTTGGTCCAGTGTACCAGACCGCTGCAAGTACTTTCCGCTACCTCAGAGCTCTCCTTCGTCACGAAAAAAGAGGAACTGGATAAACTTTGCCC GGATCTTCACACAGGTCTGCACTGCATACGAAGTTACACGAGGCGCTGTATGAACATCCACCAGAGGGACCACTTCAACAAGTTGTACCACGGCACCTACGAGGTGATAAACGAGCTCTGCGAAGAAGGACCTTATCAGGAAG ACTTTCTCAGACATGCACCCTGCATGCGACACGTGAAGAAGGACTACGAGGTCTGTGCGGTCAGCTATCAAAGCACAATGGCCAAAATCGGACAGACGGTGGCCAGCAGTACGGTCAGGCCCCCTCCTGTCCAGCCAACACCCAATGCAGCGATGTCGCTCTCGATGAATGacatgcagcagcagcagcagcagcatcaccaccggcaacatcaacatcagccgAATTATACGAAAAGTGCCGAAGAGGCGGAGGAGGAACGACTCAAAACTGTTTGCTG CGCTTTCCAGAAGTACAAGCAGTGCTCGGAGTTTACGGTTCGTCACGCCTGTGGGGATGAGACGGCACTTTTCACGCGCAAATTCCTCGACAAAATGTCCAACACGCTGATGAGG ATGCATTGCGTCGATTACACAGCGGAGAGTGGCAAATGCAGGGATTATTTCAGCTCCAGCTCGGCACGGATCCAGCTGGCAGCAGGTATCAATGCTCTGTTGGCCACCCTCGTGTGTCTCGTGGTGGTGGTCAGTCGCGCGTTCAATTGGATCGTGTTAATTTAA